The nucleotide window GCGATGCGACGGCGAAGAGTGTTTGTAGATTTGAACCGGGTTCGTGGGAGTGGGTTGGTGGCCTGGAGAGTTCCACGGTAGCACAGTGGGGTTTGTTCTGTGGACAGAAGTTCAAGGTCGGATTGGTTCAGTCCGTTTTCTTCGGCGGCTGCATGATTGGTGAGTCTCtttctttaattttgtttttttaaatttaggtttatgttttgttttataattaaacttaaaattataataaaaagaaaatattaattatgtagattaaaaaaataactttaaatatatttgttaaaaattatttaaaaataattaaactgaTGTACGGCAGCATGCTAAGATTTTccattattattttagtaatattcTGATATAGATCATATAATATGATATAGAAGAAAGCTAAGATTCGTTTTTTGGACTATTTGGACCTACTTTTTCGACAAGCCTCCGACTCTGACTGCTTATGAGTTATTACTTGCGACATGTTGCCCTACTACAAGGGACATGAAAATACTatctcttttaggtatttcaaaaaatttaatgcattctcaatttttatatattattatttatttaacctttaattaaatttttttttttcaatcaacgaAATTAATCAAACTAATTTCTAGTTTGTTTACCATTTATATATTGATGTGATAAAAATATTAGAATTactcttatttttttctttttttatttactttgtatcatatatattaatatttttataattatttttattaatgtaaattttgtcatgattcctaattaaataaatttgtgtttaataatataaaaattaaaattaaaaatatttatgttGGGATAATTTTATCTAAATAATACTTCTGGCTGAATATGGATTAATCCTATTTGTATTTGTGGATGGGGATATTATTAACTCAACATATATTGCtagtttaaaatataaaaatgcaattatttattaattaggcTATTgctagttaagttaaaaattattatttgtatattaaaaatatttttaatgaaaattattttctaaaaaaaactaATTAACTTGTATTTGTTAGTGTCATGAATATACaagaatttttatattttaataaaattattaaaatttaaaaaataaattattttttttaaagataaaattattttctttaaaaataatttaattttttttattaattatcatatctaaaataataaaaaaatattttcaacaaAAACAAATTTCCCAGTCATTATCTTTCTATGAACTTATTTTGTTTTTCACCGACTTGTAATATTAGTCAGTCTGTCTTGTTGATTGCTTAATTGCTTATGTAAATTAGGCATATCATTTTCACTAAGCCACCATAAATTTCTACGTGACAGATCGGTAGAGTCCTTTTAATTTGTGATCCAAAATTATTTGTTATTTTCAACCTTCTGTAGCTTTTCATTTCATAAACGTTTGTGGCTTTcaattattttctctttttcttatcCTATTATAGTTTTTCAACCTTCGCTATCGGCCTATATATGGATTTTAGTATTAATTAttgactaaaattttatttttaaactatAAATGTTGCAAAAAATAATAAAGACCCGTGTGAATTAATATGTAATAGTTCCATGTTATAATTCCATTTTTCTTGTAGAAAGTTGCAAATATGGTCCTCTTGTGTAGGATCATTCTTATTTTTTTTGCTTTAGTGAGTGAATAATTTATTGATGGAGCTAGGCATGGATAACGTTGTATACATGATAAAAACCAAAGACATAGAAGCTTGCCtgcttttttttaatttgtagTTGCTTTGCCGTATTGGATAAGTACTTCCTTATTTATCGTATTAGCTTCGGCCAAACCAACTCAATTGCAAGAAATGCCAACCATACCAATTGTCATTGATCAGCTTAGCCTGTAATTTAGCGATCGGCGTTTATTTTATGGCATAACAAATTAAGtgttttgattttaatatttttttaatattatcaattttTATTGAAATTCAAATGTGGGATTTCATTATTCTAATGATAAAGTATGACTAGGGAGAAGTGCAACATATTTAAACAACTTCTTCTCTACGTTTTGTTGTCTGCCTAGTGCTGGGTGCTGAGAATCTAGTTCTCGACTCGTTCACTTTATTTGTCGTTTACTTGGCTTGGATATGGTGGGCTTTGAATAGTCAATACTTAGATTATCATATTAATTTAGCgggtatcatgttcctcttggtaCAATGcacttaattttataaaataataatttaaaatccaTTGCCAAGTTCAAAGGGAAATACGAAGAAGGGACTTGTTCTTTCCAAGAAAGTCTAGACAAGAAATCTTTCGACGTTGTATATCTAGTTAACTAATGTTTTCATTATACATATCTTCAAAAGAAAAAATCATTGCAAAGAAAAATATAAAGGCAGGGTCACATTAAGCACTTTACATTGCAGATTATATAAGGATTGGGTGCACCCTTCTTTTTATCATCCCTTTTTATAAAAGTAATCAACTTCTTTCCTGATTTGTGAGAATTCTTGTGCCTTATCTTGTTACTTTTTTTCCTCTTAGCTGGTCCGTCTGTATCTTATTTAACTCCTTTTATGCATCTTTATTCCTTTCTTTATCGTTAGCTTTATACTTTTGGTAACATACATGCAATCTTCTGGAAGGCACGCCTTTGTATAACCAAGGCAACGATGAGATCCACTAGTACATTTTTTTGTTGTCAACCGTTGGATATTGatcgattgaaaaaaaaaaaaaaaaaaaaaacattgggTAGTCAGACAGAGACAAAGGATTGAAGACGTAAGCTTCAATATTGTTGTAAAATGTAATGTGCACAATTCTAATAGAAATTAACCACTGGCCATCAAAATAATAACTAACATCCTGAAataattgttttcttgaatttttcaGGTGCTGGGATATTTGGCCATCTCTCAGACTCCATACTAGGAAGAAAAGGCTCTCTAACAGTAGTTTGCATGTTAAATGCTTTATTTGGTTGCCTAACTGCATTAGCACCAGACTACTGGACCTATCTCCTTCTCCGTCTCCTCACGGGTTTCAGCAGCGGAGGCGTCGGCCTCTGTGCTTTTGTCCTTGCCACTGAGCCTATCGGCCCCACGAAGCGTGGTACCGCCGGCATGTCCACATTCTATTTCTTCTCAACTGGAATAGCCATATTATCAGGTGTAGCATACATTTTTCGTTCCTGGCCGCAACTCTACATTGCCTCCTCTGTTCCTTCCATTCTATTCCTTGTCACTGTCCTTCCTTTTATCGCTGAGTCCCCACGATGGTACCTTGTTCGTGGGAAAATCAACGAGGCAATGAAACTAATGAGCAAGATTGCTAAATCGAATGGAAACCACCTTCCTGATGATGTTATCTTGGCCCTTGATGAAGAAGCAAACAAAACTTCAAGCAACGACCAGAGTTGCGCTGAAGAACCTGCAACAAATAAAGAAGCAATAACAGGTTCTCTCATTGATGTAATCCGCTCACCACTCACCCGTGTCCGGTTGTTTCTAACTGTGGCGATTAACTTACTGTGCTCTGTCGTGTACTATGGGATTAGCTTAAATGTTGTGAATCTTGAAACCAACCTCTACTTGAATGTGCTGCTTAATGCAGTAGCTGAAATGCCAGCATTCACTATAACAGCACTTCTGTTGAACAAGTTCGGGAGGAAACCATTGGCAATTGGAACACAGTGGTTCAGTGGGATATTCTGCTTGATGGGAAGTTTGATGGGCAATGCTGGGATATGGAAAATCATGAGAATGATTTGTGGGATTTTGGGTATATTTGGGATGGCTGGGACATATAATTTACTGTTTATATACACAGCCGAGTTGTTTCCAACAGTAGTGAGAAATGCAGCTCTTGGCTGTGCTACGCAGGCAGCACAAATGGGGGCAATATTGGCACCATTTGTGGTGGTTTTGGGGGGTGCATTGCCATTTGCGGTGTTTGCAGTATGCGGAATTATGGGAGGATTGCTTGCATTTTGCCTGCCGGAGACATTAAATCAGCCATTGTATGACACAATGAGTGGA belongs to Hevea brasiliensis isolate MT/VB/25A 57/8 chromosome 4, ASM3005281v1, whole genome shotgun sequence and includes:
- the LOC110644485 gene encoding organic cation/carnitine transporter 4, which translates into the protein MSVTSSSDPELRSPLLQPFLKQSEPEKLTIDDMLQKHCGEFGWWQLRHFVLTSLAWALEAFHTMVMIFADREPDFRCLGPGCDATAKSVCRFEPGSWEWVGGLESSTVAQWGLFCGQKFKVGLVQSVFFGGCMIGAGIFGHLSDSILGRKGSLTVVCMLNALFGCLTALAPDYWTYLLLRLLTGFSSGGVGLCAFVLATEPIGPTKRGTAGMSTFYFFSTGIAILSGVAYIFRSWPQLYIASSVPSILFLVTVLPFIAESPRWYLVRGKINEAMKLMSKIAKSNGNHLPDDVILALDEEANKTSSNDQSCAEEPATNKEAITGSLIDVIRSPLTRVRLFLTVAINLLCSVVYYGISLNVVNLETNLYLNVLLNAVAEMPAFTITALLLNKFGRKPLAIGTQWFSGIFCLMGSLMGNAGIWKIMRMICGILGIFGMAGTYNLLFIYTAELFPTVVRNAALGCATQAAQMGAILAPFVVVLGGALPFAVFAVCGIMGGLLAFCLPETLNQPLYDTMSGMEDGESGWRSV